A single Cannabis sativa cultivar Pink pepper isolate KNU-18-1 chromosome 7, ASM2916894v1, whole genome shotgun sequence DNA region contains:
- the LOC133039634 gene encoding uncharacterized protein LOC133039634 — protein MSPLLFVLGMEYLSRILKKVGEWPGFTFHDRCSSMKLNHLCFTDDLLIFSNGDFISIMLMLKGLKLFSTTSGLLPNEQKTAIYCSGMADGDVQRILEASKFKRSSLPFRYLGTPICSRKISKAECQELLEKMVSRIRAWSTRNISYMGRVTLINAVLISIHTYWAQIMILPKKLLKDIEATCRSFLWKGIQGGAGPGLIAWDAICNTKNSGGLGFRNIQQWNIAALGRYVWDIASKKDCLFVRWIHSVYLKDQQWWEYDAPNDCSWYWKKVVGVKNRLKEKIGVAGFLMQQYTIQGGFKLLFTNNDKVTWHRDVWDRLSIPKHKFIFWLVMWGRLNTKERIAKYDIHIDETCLFCGKEKESTSHLFFACDYSRKCSQQLKAWLSWRTNADSIHNLL, from the coding sequence ATGTCCCCATTGCTATTCGTATTGGGCATGGAATACTTATCAAGAATACTTAAGAAAGTGGGAGAATGGCCAGGCTTCACATTCCATGATAGATGTTCTAGTATGAAGTTGAACCATCTCTGTTTTACTGACGACCTTTTAATTTTCAGCAATGGGGATTTTATTTCCATAATGCTGATGCTTAAAGGGCTGAAGTTGTTTTCTACAACCTCTGGTCTTCTCCCTAACGAGCAAAAAACTGCCATTTATTGCTCTGGAATGGCAGATGGAGATGTTCAAAGAATACTTGAGGCATCAAAATTTAAGAGAAGCTCTCTTCCATTTAGATATTTGGGGACTCCTATATGTTCAAGGAAGATCAGTAAAGCCGAATGTCAAGAACTCCTTGAGAAAATGGTGAGCAGAATCCGAGCTTGGAGCACGAGGAATATTTCATACATGGGAAGAGTAACTTTAATAAATGCTGTCTTGATATCTATTCACACTTACTGGGCACAGATAATGATCTTACCTAAGAAGCTACTCAAGGATATAGAAGCCACATGCAGGTCCTTTTTATGGAAAGGAATACAAGGAGGAGCAGGCCCTGGTTTAATCGCATGGGATGCAATCTGCAATACAAAAAACTCGGGGGGACTTGGCTTTAGGAATATTCAACAGTGGAATATAGCAGCTCTTGGCAGGTACGTGTGGGACATTGCAAGTAAGAAGGATTGTCTATTTGTGAGGTGGATTCACTCAGTTTATTTGAAAGATCAGCAATGGTGGGAGTATGATGCTCCCAATGACTGCAGCTGGTATTGGAAAAAAGTTGTTGGAGTGAAGAATCGGTTGAAGGAGAAAATTGGTGTTGCTGGTTTTTTAATGCAGCAGTACACGATTCAAGGTGGATTCAAACTGCTCTTCACCAACAATGATAAAGTTACTTGGCATAGAGATGTATGGGATCGACTTAGTATTCCAAAACACAAATTCATATTTTGGCTAGTCATGTGGGGAAGGTTAAACACCAAAGAGAGGATAGCCAAATATGACATACACATAGATGAGACATGTCTTTTCTGTGGAAAAGAGAAAGAATCGACCAGTCATCTGTTTTTTGCTTGTGATTACAGTAGGAAGTGCTCGCAACAACTTAAAGCCTGGCTGTCATGGAGAACAAATGCAGATTCAATCCACAACCTGCTTTGA
- the LOC115697985 gene encoding fasciclin-like arabinogalactan protein 14, which yields MIKKMTNPKASSSSILFMLVAIFLFSSLSSSLAFNITKLLGQNPELSTFNNYLTQTKLNDEINRRQTITVLVVDNSAAASLSGKSLDVIKKILSVHVILDYYDVEKITKLTTSKKTSTVTTLFQASGSAVDQEGFLKVALINEGEIAFGSAVKGASLNAKLVKSVAAQPFNISVLQITAPVQVPGIESSPSPPSPKAATPSAAPKRAPAPSNKSGAAPSPSKNSGANTPATAPSTADAPVADTPTTAATSPAPAADEPVADNAPVSSAPPQADAAADPPVLSNSGVVRQGMKIGIVAAALMLWLVV from the coding sequence atgattaagaAGATGACTAATCCCAAAGCCTCCTCCTCTTCTATTCTCTTCATGCTCGTTGCCATTTTCTTATTctcttcattatcatcatccTTAGCTTTCAACATCACAAAACTCCTTGGCCAAAATCCTGAGCTTAGTACATTCAACAACTACTTAACTCAGACAAAGCTTAACGATGAGATCAATCGTCGCCAAACTATCACTGTCCTCGTTGTCGATAACTCCGCCGCAGCTTCCCTCTCCGGTAAGTCACTCGATGTAATTAAGAAAATCTTAAGCGTTCATGTGATTTTGGATTACTAcgatgttgagaaaattacCAAGCTTACTACCTCAAAAAAGACATCTACCGTCACTACTCTCTTCCAAGCCTCCGGCTCCGCCGTTGATCAAGAGGGTTTTCTCAAAGTCGCGCTGATCAACGAGGGTGAGATCGCCTTCGGCTCTGCCGTAAAGGGTGCCTCTCTAAACGCCAAGTTAGTCAAATCTGTGGCCGCGCAGCCATTCAACATCTCCGTTCTACAGATCACTGCGCCGGTCCAAGTACCGGGCATTGAGTCCAGCCCATCACCACCATCTCCAAAGGCAGCTACGCCTTCTGCGGCTCCCAAAAGGGCTCCCGCCCCGTCAAACAAGTCCGGGGCTGCTCCTTCCCCATCCAAAAATTCTGGGGCCAATACTCCCGCCACTGCACCTAGTACTGCTGATGCACCGGTTGCCGATACGCCGACAACAGCCGCAACTTCGCCTGCGCCTGCTGCTGATGAACCCGTTGCTGATAATGCCCCAGTGAGTTCGGCTCCTCcgcaagctgatgctgcagctgATCCACCGGTTTTGTCGAATTCCGGGGTGGTGAGGCAGGGGATGAAGATAGGTATTGTGGCGGCGGCATTGATGTTGTGGTTGGTTGTTTAA